A genomic segment from Nicotiana sylvestris chromosome 1, ASM39365v2, whole genome shotgun sequence encodes:
- the LOC104223101 gene encoding scopoletin glucosyltransferase-like, with product MSQLHFFFFPMMAHGHMIPTLDMAKLVALRGVKATIITTPLNESVFSKAIQRNKNLGIEIDIRLIKFQAVEHGLHEECERLDLIPSDDLLLNFFKATVMMQEPLEHLIQECRPNCLVSDIFFPWTIDTAAKFNIPRLAIHGTSFFALCAGESIRLHKPFMNVASDSESFVVPNLPHQIKLTKSQLSPFDRIEEEKNIPLMVKTVRESGLKGYGVIFNSFYELEQDYVEHYTKVLGRKAWAIGPLSLCNRDIEDKAERGKQSSIDKHDCMKWLDSKKSSSIIYICFGSIANFTTLQMRELAMGIEASRQEFIWVIRKDKEVQDNEDELPKGFEERMKEKGLIIRGWAPQVLILDHESVGAFVTHCGWNSTLEGISAGVPMVTWPVFAEQFCNEKLVTEVLRTGVGVGSVKWQKTYTEGVKKEEIAKAIRRVMVGEEAEGFRSRAKAYKEMARKAVEIGGSSCSNLTTLLEDISIFSSTSD from the coding sequence ATGAGTCagctccatttcttcttctttcccatGATGGCTCATGGTCACATGATTCCTACGCTTGATATGGCCAAGCTTGTCGCTTTGCGTGGTGTTAAGGCCACCATAATCACCACTCCTCTCAATGAATCTGTTTTCTCAAAAGCAATTCAAAGAAACAAGAATTTAGGAATCGAAATTGACATCCGTTTGATCAAATTCCAAGCTGTTGAACACGGCTTGCATGAAGAATGCGAGCGCCTCGATCTCATACCTTCCGATGACTTGCTCCTAAACTTCTTCAAGGCTACAGTTATGATGCAAGAACCACTAGAGCACCTTATTCAAGAATGTCGTCCCAATTGTCTTGTTTCTGATATATTCTTTCCTTGGACAATTGATACTGCAGCCAAATTTAACATTCCAAGATTGGCTATTCATGGCACAAGCTTCTTTGCCCTTTGTGCTGGGGAGAGCATCAGGCTTCATAAGCCTTTTATGAATGTCGCCTCTGATTCTGAATCTTTTGTTGTACCGAATTTACCTCACCAGATCAAGCTGACTAAATCACAGTTATCACCGTTTGATCGAATTGAGGAAGAGAAAAATATTCCCCTGATGGTAAAAACAGTCAGGGAATCGGGCTTGAAGGGCTATGGAGTTATCTTCAACAGCTTCTACGAGCTTGAACAAGATTATGTTGAACATTATACCAAGGTTCTAGGTAGAAAAGCTTGGGCTATTGGCCCGCTTTCATTGTGCAATAGGGACATTGAAGATAAAGCTGAAAGGGGGAAGCAATCCTCTATCGATAAACACGACTGCATGAAATGGCTTGATTCAAAAAAATCAAGTTCCATTATTTACATTTGCTTTGGGAGCATAGCAAATTTCACCACATTACAAATGCGAGAACTAGCTATGGGAATTGAAGCTTCTAGACAAGAATTTATTTGGGTTATTAGAAAAGACAAAGAGGTACAAGACAACGAAGATGAGTTGCCTAAAGGATTCGaagaaagaatgaaagaaaaaggATTAATAATAAGAGGATGGGCACCCCAAGTACTAATTCTTGATCACGAATCTGTGGGAGCTTTTGTTACACATTGTGGATGGAATTCTACGTTGGAAGGAATATCAGCAGGGGTGCCAATGGTGACATGGCCTGTATTTGCGGAACAATTCTGTAATGAAAAGTTGGTAACTGAAGTCTTGAGAACTGGGGTTGGCGTTGGTTCTGTGAAATGGCAAAAAACATATACCGAGGgagtgaaaaaagaagaaatagcAAAGGCAATAAGGAGGGTAATGGTGGGTGAAGAAGCAGAAGGATTCAGAAGCAGAGCTAAAGCGTACAAGGAAATGGCAAGGAAAGCTGTTGAAATAGGAGGATCATCTTGCTCTAATTTGACTACTTTGCTGGAAGATATAAGTATATTTAGTTCCACTAGTGATTAA